Sequence from the Microbacterium faecale genome:
TCGATCACGAGGGCGTCCGGGTGGTAGTCGACGACGCTGGCACGGAAGAGGTTGACGACCTCGAGGACGTTGCCACGCGTCGAGTTGTCGGCGCGCACCTTCACGAGCATGTGCTGACGCTGCACCGACACGGCCGGATCCAGTTCGACGATCTTCACGACGTTGATGAGCTTGTTCAGCTGCTTCGTGACCTGCTCGAGCGGCTGCGACTCGACGTCGACGACAACCGTGATCCGCGACAGCCCGGGGATCTCCGTCACGCCGACCGCGAGCGAATGGATGTTGAAGCCGCGACGGGCGAAGAGCCCGGCGACGCGCGTCAACAGACCGGGCGTGTCCTCGACGAGCAGACTGAGAACGTGCTTCGTCATATCAGGCCCCCTCATCGAACGCGGGCGAATTCTCGCGCGCATACTGGACGTAGCTGTTGCTGACGCCCTGCGGCACCATCGGCCACACCATGGCGTCGCTCGACACGACGAAATCGATCACGACGGGACGGTCGTTCGTCTCGAGCGCGAGGGTGATCGCGTCGTCGATCTGGTCCTCGCGCTCCACGCGGATCGCCAGACATCCGTATGCCTCGGCGAGCTTGACGAAGTCGGGGATCCGCTTCGTGTCGTGGCCGGTGTTGAGGTCGGTGTGCGAGTAGCGCCCGTCGTAGAACAGCGTCTGCCACTGGCGCACCATGCCGAGCGACGAGTTGTTGATGATCGCGACCTTGATCGGAATGTTGTTGAGCGCGCACGTCGCGAGCTCCTGATTGGTCATCTGGAAGCAGCCGTCGCCATCGATCGCCCAGACCTGGCGGTCGGGCTGAGCGACCTTCGCTCCCATGGCAGCGGGAATCGAGTAGCCCATCGTGCCGGCGCCGCCGGAGTTGAGCCACGAGTTCGGTCGCTCGTACTTGATGAACTGCGCCGACCACATCTGGTGCTGTCCGACGCCGGCGACGTACACGCCCTCCGGTCCGGTCAGCTCGCCGATCCGGGAGATGACGTGCTGCGGTGCGAGCAGACCGTCGGTCGGTGCGGTGTAGCCCAGCGGGTACTGGTCGCGCAGACCGTTGAGGTACTGCCACCACTCAGCGTAGTCAGGGAAGTCACCGTCGACGGTGGAACGATAGGTCGTCTCGAGATCGACGAGCACCTCGCGCACATCGCCCACGATCGGCACCTCCGCGGCGCGGATCTTGCCGATCTCCGCCGGGTCGATGTCGACGTGCACGACCTTCGCCTCGGGGGCGAACAGCGCGGACTTGCCAGTGACACGGTCGTCGAAGCGCGCACCGAGAGCGATAAGCAGGTCGCTCTCCTGCAACGCGAGAACCGCGGGCACGGATCCGTGCATGCCGGGCATTCCGAGGTGTTGCTCGTGGCTGTCGGGGAACGCGCCCCGCGCCATGAGCGTCGTCACCACAGGGGCGCCGGTCGTCTCGGCGAACGCGAGCAGCTCCTCCGCGGCCTGGCTGCGGATCACGCCGCCGCCCACGTACAGCACCGGCTTCTCGGCAGCGGCCAGGAGCGATGCGGCGGCCTGGATCTGCTTGCCGTGCGCTTTCGTGACGGGGCGGTAGCCGGGCAGATCGTAGCGCGGGGGCCAGACGAACGGCGCCTCGTCCTGCTGTGCGTCCTTCGTGATGTCGACGAGGACCGGTCCGGGGCGTCCCGTGCTGGCGATCTCGAACGCCTGCGCGATCGCGGAGGGAATATCCTCCGCGCGCTTGACGAGGAACGAGTGCTTCGTGACGGGCATCGTGATGCCGACGATGTCGGCCTCCTGGAACGCGTCGGTGCCCATCAGCGTGGAGAACACCTGCCCCGTGATCGCGACGATCGGAACCGAGTCCATGTGGGCATCGGCGATCGCGGTGACGAGGTTGGTCGCCCCGGGGCCCGACGTCGCGATGGCGACGCCGACGCGGCCGGTCGCGGCGGCGTAACCCTCCGCGGCGTGGCCGGCGCCCTGTTCGTGGCGCACGAGGACGTGATTGAGCGAATTTTCGCTCATGAGCGCGTCGTAGGCGGGGAGGATGGCTCCGCCGGGCAGGCCGAAGACATCCTTGACGCCGAGCTGCTCGAGCGAGCGGACGACGGCCTCCGCGCCCGTCATGACGGGCGGGTTGGCGTTCGAGGAGGCGGGGGGCCGGGGAACGGCGGTTGTCAGATCTGCGGGCATGGTGCTTCCCTCAATCGTGTCGGACGTCTGTCGGCACAGTCGGTCGTCAACCGGTGACGGCACCGAACGCGGCAGAGCGTACGAGCTTCGCGTACTTGGCGAGAACGCCGCGGGTGTAGCGCGGGGGCAGCGGCTCCCAGCCTTCACGGCGGGAGGCGAGCTCGGCCTCATCGACGAGTATGTCGAGGGAGCGAGCGGCGACGTCGACCCGGATCGGATCACCATCGCGCACGAAGGCGATCGGACCTGCGTCCACTGCCTCCGGAGCGATGTGGCCGATACACAGACCGGTTGTGCCGCCTGAGAATCGACCGTCTGTCAAGAGTAATACATCTTGGCCGAGTCCTGCGCCCTTGATGGCCGCCGTGATGGCGAGCATCTCGCGCATGCCGGGCCCACCCTTGGGCCCCTCATACCGGATGATGACGACGTCGCCCGCGTTGATCTCGCCGTTCGTGAGCGCGTCCATGGCGGCACGCTCGCGCTCGAACACGCGGGCCGGACCCTCGAACACCTCGGCGTCGAACCCGGCCGTCTTCACGACGGCGCCCTCGGGTGCAAGGCTTCCGTCGAGAATCGTCAGACCGCCGGTGGCGTGGATCGGGTCGTCCAGGTCGCGCACGACGGTTCCGTCGATGGGCTCCGGATCGAGGTCGGCGAGGTTCTCGGCGAGCGTCTTGCCCGTGACCGTCATTGCGTCGCCGTGCAGCAGGCCCGCGTCGAGGAGCGCCTTCATCACGACAGGCATGCCGCCCGCGCGATCGAAGTCCTGCGCGACGAACTGGCCGAACGGCTTGACGTCGGCGAGGTGAGGCGAGCGCTCGCCGATAGTCCGGAAATCCTCGAGGGTGAGCTCGACTCCGGCTTCGTGCGCGATCGCGAGCAGGTGCAGCACGGCGTTCGTGGATCCGCCCAGCACCATTGCGACCGTGACGGCGTTCTCGAATGCCTTCCGCGTCAGGATGTCCTTCGTCGTAATCCCCTTGCGGAGCATCTCCACGACGGCCTCGCCGGAGCGGTGCGCATACATGTCGCGACGGCGGTCGGCGCTCAGCGGCGTGGAGGATCCGGGGAGGCTCATGCCGAGCGCCTCCGCGATGCACGCCATGGTGTTGGCCGTGTACATTCCGCCGCAGGCACCCTCGCCGGGTGCGAAGCTGCACTCGATCTTCTTGAGGTCGGCTTCGCTCATCTGGCCGGCCTTGCAGGCACCGACGGCCTCGAACGAGTCGATGATCGTGATCGTGCGCTCCGTGCCGTCTTCGAGCTTGACCCAGCCGGGCGCGATGGAGCCCGCGTAGAGGAAGACGCTCGCGAGCTCGAGGCGCGCGGCGGCCATGAGCATGCCGGGAAGCGACTTGTCGCAGCCGGCCAGCAGCACGGTGCCATCGAGGCGCTCCGCCATGACGACGGTCTCGACGCTGTCGGCGATGACCTCGCGACTCACGAGCGAGAAGTGCATCCCCTCGTGCCCCATGGAGATGCCGTCCGAGACGCTGACAGTGCCGAACTGCAGCGGGTATCCCCCGCCAGCGTGCACGCCCTCCTTGGAACCCTGCGCAAGGCGGTCAAGCGAGAGGTTGCAGGGAGTGATCTCATTCCAGCTCGAAGCGATGCCGATCTGGGGCTTGTCCCAGTCGTCGTCGCCCATGCCGACGGCACGGAGCATGCCGCGCGAGGTGGTGGCCTCGATCCCGTCGGTCACCACACGACTGCGCGGCTTGATGTCGATTCCACTGGCTGTGTTCTCACTCACCCAAGCAGTCTATTCCCCGTCTCCAGGGCCCCTGACCACGTCGACGTTTTGCTGATCGTGTCGCGTGATCCAGGGTCAGGATGCTCTCAAAGATGCGAGACGAGTGAGCACTGCGGCAAGCTCGCCCGGGTCGGCGACGCGGAGGCTCGCCGCGGTCTCCCCCGGGCCGACGCGGATGCCGAGATCGCCCTCTTCCAGGGAACGCAGCGCGTCCTCGTCCGTCACGTCATCTCCCGCGAAGACGACGGCGTCTGCCTGGGTCACGCGGCGCAGTTCGGCGACGGCGACGTCCTTGCCCTCGTGTCGCCAGGCGAACTCGAGCACGTGCTTGCCGT
This genomic interval carries:
- a CDS encoding acetolactate synthase large subunit, with the translated sequence MPADLTTAVPRPPASSNANPPVMTGAEAVVRSLEQLGVKDVFGLPGGAILPAYDALMSENSLNHVLVRHEQGAGHAAEGYAAATGRVGVAIATSGPGATNLVTAIADAHMDSVPIVAITGQVFSTLMGTDAFQEADIVGITMPVTKHSFLVKRAEDIPSAIAQAFEIASTGRPGPVLVDITKDAQQDEAPFVWPPRYDLPGYRPVTKAHGKQIQAAASLLAAAEKPVLYVGGGVIRSQAAEELLAFAETTGAPVVTTLMARGAFPDSHEQHLGMPGMHGSVPAVLALQESDLLIALGARFDDRVTGKSALFAPEAKVVHVDIDPAEIGKIRAAEVPIVGDVREVLVDLETTYRSTVDGDFPDYAEWWQYLNGLRDQYPLGYTAPTDGLLAPQHVISRIGELTGPEGVYVAGVGQHQMWSAQFIKYERPNSWLNSGGAGTMGYSIPAAMGAKVAQPDRQVWAIDGDGCFQMTNQELATCALNNIPIKVAIINNSSLGMVRQWQTLFYDGRYSHTDLNTGHDTKRIPDFVKLAEAYGCLAIRVEREDQIDDAITLALETNDRPVVIDFVVSSDAMVWPMVPQGVSNSYVQYARENSPAFDEGA
- the ilvD gene encoding dihydroxy-acid dehydratase, which gives rise to MSENTASGIDIKPRSRVVTDGIEATTSRGMLRAVGMGDDDWDKPQIGIASSWNEITPCNLSLDRLAQGSKEGVHAGGGYPLQFGTVSVSDGISMGHEGMHFSLVSREVIADSVETVVMAERLDGTVLLAGCDKSLPGMLMAAARLELASVFLYAGSIAPGWVKLEDGTERTITIIDSFEAVGACKAGQMSEADLKKIECSFAPGEGACGGMYTANTMACIAEALGMSLPGSSTPLSADRRRDMYAHRSGEAVVEMLRKGITTKDILTRKAFENAVTVAMVLGGSTNAVLHLLAIAHEAGVELTLEDFRTIGERSPHLADVKPFGQFVAQDFDRAGGMPVVMKALLDAGLLHGDAMTVTGKTLAENLADLDPEPIDGTVVRDLDDPIHATGGLTILDGSLAPEGAVVKTAGFDAEVFEGPARVFERERAAMDALTNGEINAGDVVIIRYEGPKGGPGMREMLAITAAIKGAGLGQDVLLLTDGRFSGGTTGLCIGHIAPEAVDAGPIAFVRDGDPIRVDVAARSLDILVDEAELASRREGWEPLPPRYTRGVLAKYAKLVRSAAFGAVTG
- the ilvN gene encoding acetolactate synthase small subunit, encoding MTKHVLSLLVEDTPGLLTRVAGLFARRGFNIHSLAVGVTEIPGLSRITVVVDVESQPLEQVTKQLNKLINVVKIVELDPAVSVQRQHMLVKVRADNSTRGNVLEVVNLFRASVVDYHPDALVIEITGDQGKVEAFQKAITPFGIKEISQSGLLALGRGPKSISERALR